Proteins encoded within one genomic window of Flavobacterium oreochromis:
- a CDS encoding fumarylacetoacetate hydrolase family protein, protein MKIICIGRNYIDHITELNNERPNEPVIFMKPDTAILPKQFPFVLPEFSNDVHHEVEVLVKINKVGKYIDSKFAHKYYDEIGLGIDFTARDLQIKLKEKGLPWETAKAFDGSAVIGDFLSKKDFSSLENINFELRNNSQVVQQGNTNQMLWKIDEIIAYVSQYFTLKTGDVIFTGTPAGVAKVSPNDVLEGYLENKQLFKIQVK, encoded by the coding sequence ATGAAAATAATCTGCATAGGTCGTAATTATATAGACCATATTACTGAATTAAATAACGAGCGTCCTAATGAACCAGTTATTTTTATGAAGCCGGATACAGCTATTTTGCCAAAACAATTTCCTTTTGTTTTACCTGAATTTAGTAATGATGTACATCATGAGGTTGAGGTTTTGGTTAAAATTAATAAAGTAGGTAAGTATATTGATTCTAAATTTGCTCATAAATATTATGATGAAATAGGATTAGGGATAGATTTTACTGCTCGTGATTTACAGATAAAATTAAAAGAAAAAGGTTTACCATGGGAAACAGCAAAGGCATTTGACGGTTCAGCGGTAATAGGTGACTTTTTATCGAAAAAAGATTTTAGTTCGTTAGAAAATATTAACTTTGAATTAAGAAATAACTCACAAGTTGTTCAGCAAGGTAATACAAATCAGATGTTGTGGAAAATAGATGAAATCATTGCATATGTTTCGCAATATTTTACTTTAAAAACAGGTGATGTTATTTTTACAGGAACTCCTGCAGGAGTAGCAAAGGTAAGTCCAAATGATGTTTTGGAAGGATATTTAGAAAATAAACAACTATTTAAGATTCAAGTTAAATAA
- a CDS encoding TonB-dependent receptor domain-containing protein, producing the protein MTDKFSLKPGLRFSIQSLFQNQYASSLALRYLFDKGIEMRLSYGTSYRTPNFTELYSKQIFDGHFFSGNEKLIPETSTSYEASIKKVRDLKNKTILSSQLSGSFIDLNNKIDMVLFRFNPDTGNPEYQYVNISRYKVLNITTLTQLKNQKTSVSLGASLVGVLQNIDNQLFYSGKDYLYSFNCNANLSYSFSKPQINVSLYYKYNGRVQQLVEGVTKYEISKIDSSNWPDFTLQKKILKGKIETSVGARNILNITNINQSGVEQAKGHARNTQLMLAYGRSFFVKILYNLNF; encoded by the coding sequence ATTACTGACAAATTTTCACTTAAACCAGGATTGCGTTTTTCAATTCAATCTTTATTTCAAAATCAATATGCCTCTTCATTAGCTTTACGGTATTTGTTTGACAAAGGCATTGAGATGCGTTTATCTTATGGTACTTCCTATAGAACGCCTAATTTTACAGAACTTTATTCTAAACAAATTTTTGATGGACATTTCTTTTCAGGTAATGAAAAACTTATTCCAGAAACTAGCACATCTTATGAAGCTAGTATAAAAAAGGTACGTGATCTTAAAAATAAAACCATTTTATCAAGTCAGTTATCAGGTAGTTTTATTGATTTAAACAATAAGATAGATATGGTTTTGTTTCGATTTAATCCTGATACTGGTAATCCAGAATATCAATATGTCAACATTAGTAGATATAAAGTTTTAAATATAACCACTTTAACCCAGTTAAAGAATCAAAAAACATCAGTTAGTTTAGGAGCTTCTTTAGTAGGGGTTTTGCAAAACATTGATAATCAGTTATTTTATTCCGGTAAGGATTATTTATACTCCTTTAATTGTAATGCTAATCTATCATATTCTTTTTCAAAACCTCAAATTAATGTTTCTCTGTATTATAAATACAATGGAAGAGTTCAGCAATTAGTAGAAGGAGTTACTAAATATGAAATTTCCAAAATAGATTCATCTAATTGGCCCGATTTTACTTTGCAAAAAAAGATATTAAAAGGAAAAATAGAAACAAGTGTTGGGGCAAGAAATATACTGAATATAACAAATATAAACCAATCAGGAGTAGAACAGGCTAAAGGTCATGCAAGAAATACTCAACTTATGTTGGCTTATGGGCGTTCATTTTTTGTTAAAATACTCTATAATTTAAATTTTTAA
- a CDS encoding TonB-dependent receptor plug domain-containing protein, with protein sequence MNTSSIMCKIKILVLSLFGNMLMGQIKLKDSLQVKKIDEVVITGQFSPQSLKKSVFNVKIITSKDIENLSANNFTDVLNQYLNITLQPSGLNGRSTASLFGLDAQYFKIMVDNVPLVNENGLGNNIDLSQINLNDIERVEIVEGSMGVTHGANTVTGVLNIITKKKIQGKLALRVGVQEETIGKEFSFFNKGRHIQNFKLSYSYKGKLYFDLGINRNDFKGFYDTKYGKFYTENDGNRGFRWLPKEQINGTATIVYNTDNFTLNYKSEIFNELVKFYNSTVQSGYHDDLGYYRYTNDKRYFINRLFHNFNFSGNLYSNINYTASFSYQKQERKVENFKFNLYDKYESNNDLFKDQSMEVYYSTGSLSNFFNTNKADLLLGYELVSNKGFSMIQKENNILEPIEKELTIMIFMFPVSYQLLTNFHLNQDCVFQFNLYFKINMPLH encoded by the coding sequence ATGAATACATCTTCTATTATGTGTAAAATAAAAATACTTGTCTTATCTCTTTTTGGTAATATGCTAATGGGACAAATTAAATTGAAGGACTCTTTACAAGTAAAAAAAATAGATGAAGTCGTAATAACAGGACAATTTAGCCCTCAATCATTAAAAAAATCTGTTTTTAATGTGAAAATTATTACATCTAAAGATATAGAAAATTTGTCTGCAAATAATTTTACTGATGTATTAAACCAATATTTAAATATCACTTTGCAGCCTAGTGGACTCAATGGTCGTTCTACAGCTTCTTTATTTGGATTAGATGCACAGTATTTTAAAATTATGGTAGATAATGTTCCTTTAGTTAATGAAAATGGATTGGGGAATAATATTGATCTTTCACAGATAAATTTAAATGATATAGAACGAGTTGAAATTGTAGAAGGTTCTATGGGAGTTACTCACGGAGCAAACACAGTTACAGGAGTATTAAATATAATAACAAAAAAGAAAATTCAAGGAAAACTGGCTTTACGTGTGGGAGTGCAAGAAGAAACTATAGGCAAAGAATTCAGTTTTTTTAATAAAGGGAGACATATACAAAATTTTAAGTTATCATATAGTTATAAAGGGAAATTATATTTTGATTTAGGTATTAATAGAAATGACTTTAAAGGATTTTATGATACCAAATATGGTAAGTTTTATACAGAAAATGATGGAAATAGAGGATTCCGTTGGCTCCCCAAAGAACAAATTAATGGAACAGCAACTATTGTTTATAACACAGATAATTTTACTTTGAATTATAAGTCTGAAATTTTTAATGAATTAGTGAAATTTTATAATAGCACTGTACAATCTGGATATCATGATGATTTAGGATATTATCGTTATACTAATGACAAACGATATTTTATAAATAGATTGTTTCATAATTTTAATTTTTCAGGAAATTTATATTCAAATATAAACTATACGGCTTCTTTTTCATATCAGAAGCAAGAACGAAAAGTCGAAAATTTTAAGTTTAATTTATATGATAAATATGAATCAAACAATGATCTTTTTAAGGATCAATCAATGGAGGTTTATTATAGTACAGGTTCTTTAAGTAATTTTTTTAATACAAATAAAGCGGACTTATTATTAGGTTATGAATTAGTTTCAAATAAAGGTTTTTCTATGATTCAAAAAGAAAATAATATTCTAGAACCTATTGAAAAAGAATTAACAATTATGATTTTTATGTTTCCAGTGAGTTATCAATTACTGACAAATTTTCACTTAAACCAGGATTGCGTTTTTCAATTCAATCTTTATTTCAAAATCAATATGCCTCTTCATTAG
- a CDS encoding 2-oxo acid dehydrogenase subunit E2: protein MFLSHSYDHRVVDGALGGTFVKRVADILEAWDINREI from the coding sequence ATGTTCCTTTCACATTCGTACGATCATAGAGTAGTAGATGGTGCGTTAGGAGGTACATTTGTAAAACGTGTGGCAGATATCTTGGAAGCTTGGGATATTAATAGAGAAATATAA
- a CDS encoding Hpt domain-containing protein → MAIHYNLAKVYAISDDDEDFVRQIITLFVEEVPVDVKQMKEGINDKDYVKAYGFAHKTKPTLDLLGMDAAKEEILQIEQWTRDKGKKKEIKEVYKSLKTRINAALEEVKKDFNL, encoded by the coding sequence ATGGCAATTCATTACAATTTAGCAAAAGTATATGCAATTTCCGATGATGATGAAGATTTTGTACGTCAGATAATTACTCTTTTTGTAGAAGAAGTTCCAGTAGATGTAAAACAAATGAAAGAGGGGATTAATGATAAAGATTATGTCAAAGCATATGGTTTTGCTCATAAAACAAAACCTACTTTAGATTTGTTAGGAATGGATGCAGCTAAAGAAGAAATTCTACAAATTGAACAATGGACAAGAGATAAAGGGAAAAAGAAAGAAATTAAAGAAGTTTATAAAAGTTTAAAGACTAGAATAAATGCAGCTTTAGAAGAAGTAAAAAAAGATTTTAACTTGTAA
- a CDS encoding IS256 family transposase: MFFKSFKNGEDLSSFFKQMHKRAVEHMLNAELDAHLDTEKHQKTSDGNYRNGHGTKKIKTSFGEDQIKVPRDREGSFEPVLVPKRHNIIDGLENVIISFYAKGMSVSDIEEQIKEMYNFDISTSTISRITNAVASEIVTWQNRPLDEVYLIVWMDGIVFKVRENSKVINKTIYLAVGLNHEGRKEVLGMWLGKNESSSFWMSVLTDLKARGVEDILITATDNLNGFTQTIRSVFPESQTQICVVHQIRNACRYVVWKDKKQFTTDMKLVYTAPTKQAAELALEDFAQKWESKYGYAIKSWRENWDELTIFFDFPLEIRKIIYTTNLIENLNGKIRKYTKNKMSFPTDEAVIKSVYLALKEATKKWSMPIQNWGIVLNQFNLIFEKRLRL, from the coding sequence ATTTTTTTTAAATCCTTTAAAAATGGAGAAGATTTATCTTCCTTTTTTAAGCAAATGCATAAACGAGCAGTAGAACACATGCTCAATGCCGAACTAGATGCTCACTTAGATACCGAAAAACATCAAAAAACCTCTGACGGCAATTATCGTAATGGTCATGGAACCAAGAAGATTAAGACTTCCTTTGGAGAAGATCAAATTAAAGTCCCAAGAGATAGAGAAGGTAGTTTTGAACCTGTTTTAGTCCCTAAAAGACATAATATTATTGATGGTTTAGAGAATGTTATCATTTCATTTTATGCTAAAGGAATGAGTGTTAGTGATATTGAAGAGCAAATCAAAGAAATGTATAATTTTGACATTTCAACTTCTACCATTTCAAGAATTACTAATGCAGTAGCAAGTGAGATAGTAACCTGGCAAAACAGACCATTAGATGAAGTTTACTTAATTGTTTGGATGGATGGAATTGTTTTCAAAGTTCGTGAAAACTCAAAAGTAATCAATAAAACTATCTATTTAGCAGTAGGACTTAATCATGAAGGACGAAAAGAAGTTCTTGGTATGTGGTTAGGTAAGAATGAAAGTTCAAGCTTCTGGATGAGTGTTTTAACCGATTTAAAAGCCCGCGGAGTGGAAGATATTTTAATAACGGCTACCGATAATTTAAACGGATTTACTCAAACCATACGTTCTGTTTTTCCTGAATCACAAACACAGATTTGTGTGGTTCACCAAATAAGAAATGCTTGTAGATATGTCGTATGGAAAGATAAAAAGCAATTTACAACCGACATGAAACTAGTCTATACAGCACCAACAAAACAAGCCGCCGAGTTAGCTCTAGAAGATTTTGCTCAAAAATGGGAATCTAAATATGGATATGCTATCAAATCTTGGAGGGAAAATTGGGACGAATTAACCATCTTTTTTGACTTCCCGTTAGAAATCCGCAAAATCATTTATACCACAAATTTAATTGAAAATCTTAATGGGAAAATTCGCAAGTACACCAAAAACAAAATGTCGTTTCCAACAGATGAGGCGGTAATAAAATCGGTTTACCTTGCCTTAAAAGAAGCAACTAAAAAATGGTCGATGCCAATACAAAATTGGGGTATTGTTTTAAACCAATTTAATCTTATATTTGAAAAAAGGCTCAGATTATAA
- the rpmB gene encoding 50S ribosomal protein L28 translates to MSRVCDLTGKRAMVGNNVSHAMNKTKRKFSVNLIKKRFYLPEEDRWITLRVAASTIKTINKNGISAVLKQAQANGLIK, encoded by the coding sequence ATGTCAAGAGTTTGTGACCTTACAGGAAAAAGAGCGATGGTAGGAAACAACGTTTCTCACGCTATGAACAAGACAAAGAGAAAATTCTCTGTAAACTTGATTAAAAAACGTTTTTACCTTCCTGAAGAAGATAGATGGATTACTTTAAGAGTAGCCGCTTCTACAATTAAAACAATTAATAAAAACGGAATTTCAGCTGTGTTAAAACAAGCACAAGCTAATGGATTAATAAAATAA
- a CDS encoding glycosyltransferase family 2 protein: protein MQLSVIILNYNVRYFLETCVLSVEKALQGIDGEIIVIDNNSSDDSCAMMKVKFPEVKLIENKENYGFPKGNNIGVAQAKGEYICILNPDTIVAEDTFRKVIARHEVISFKIGIIGCKLIDGTGNFLPECKRGVPTPWVAFTKIFGLYKIFPKIKWFNQYYAQHLSTNQSGEVDILVGAFMLMKRHLYLKLGGFDEGCFMYSDDIDLSYLVLKEGLQNYYYHDTTVIHYKGESTARDQKYIKRFSDAMQFFYNKHFGRALFLIL, encoded by the coding sequence ATGCAACTCTCCGTAATCATTCTCAACTACAACGTCCGCTATTTTTTAGAAACCTGCGTGTTAAGTGTTGAAAAAGCACTTCAAGGAATTGATGGAGAAATTATTGTGATTGATAATAATTCATCAGATGATAGCTGTGCGATGATGAAAGTTAAGTTTCCTGAGGTGAAACTGATTGAAAATAAAGAAAATTATGGTTTTCCTAAAGGGAATAATATAGGAGTTGCCCAGGCTAAAGGAGAATATATTTGTATACTAAACCCTGATACCATTGTCGCGGAAGATACTTTTCGAAAAGTCATTGCGAGGCACGAAGTAATCTCTTTTAAAATAGGTATAATAGGTTGCAAACTCATTGATGGCACTGGTAACTTTCTGCCTGAGTGTAAACGAGGTGTACCCACGCCTTGGGTAGCCTTTACCAAAATATTTGGATTATATAAAATTTTCCCAAAAATAAAATGGTTCAATCAGTACTATGCGCAGCATTTAAGTACGAATCAATCTGGTGAAGTGGATATATTAGTGGGAGCGTTTATGCTAATGAAGCGTCATTTGTATTTGAAATTAGGAGGTTTTGATGAGGGGTGTTTTATGTATTCAGATGACATAGATTTGAGTTATTTAGTACTAAAAGAAGGTTTACAAAATTATTATTACCATGATACGACTGTAATACACTATAAAGGAGAAAGTACTGCTCGAGATCAGAAGTATATTAAACGATTTAGTGATGCAATGCAGTTTTTTTATAATAAGCATTTTGGAAGAGCTCTTTTTTTAATTTTATAA
- the rpmG gene encoding 50S ribosomal protein L33, producing the protein MAKKGNRIQVILECTEHKTSGVPGTSRYITTKNKKNTPDRLEIKKFNPILKRVTVHKEIK; encoded by the coding sequence ATGGCAAAGAAAGGTAATAGAATTCAGGTAATTTTAGAATGTACTGAGCATAAGACTTCTGGTGTACCAGGAACTTCTCGTTACATTACTACTAAAAATAAAAAGAACACTCCAGATAGATTAGAAATTAAAAAATTCAATCCTATCTTGAAAAGAGTGACTGTTCATAAAGAGATTAAATAA
- a CDS encoding DUF4295 domain-containing protein — translation MAKKTVATLQTASKRLSKAIKMVKSPKTGAYTFVEAIMSPEEVDEFLKKK, via the coding sequence ATGGCAAAGAAAACCGTTGCAACCCTACAGACAGCATCTAAGAGATTATCAAAAGCTATTAAAATGGTAAAATCTCCTAAAACTGGTGCTTATACTTTTGTTGAGGCTATCATGTCTCCTGAAGAAGTTGATGAATTTCTTAAAAAGAAATAA
- a CDS encoding dihydrolipoamide acetyltransferase family protein yields the protein MARFELKLPKMGESVAEATVTNWLKNVGDHIEMDEAVLEIATDKVDSEVPSEVAGTLVEILFQKDDVVQVGQTIAIIETEGGIVVESAPKVEVKVENIPVSEVAKTVEVAKDTVASVDFSSSDKFFSPLVKNIAKEEGISLMELESIQGTGKDGRVNKDDILNYIKNRGSQSVSTPVAQAAKTAPVVSSSVSQAVPVSVNGQDEIVEMDRMRKLISKYMVESVQTSAHVQSFIEVDVTNIVKWRDKVKNAFEKREGEKLTFTPIFMEAVAKALRDFPGMNISVDGDYIIKKKNINLGMAAALPNGNLIVPVIKNADQLNLVGMAKAVNDLGNRAKAGKLKPDDTQGGTYTVTNVGSFGSVFGTPIINQPQVGILALGAIRKVPAVIETPEGDFIGIRQKCSFHIRTIIE from the coding sequence ATGGCAAGGTTTGAATTGAAATTGCCCAAAATGGGTGAGAGTGTTGCGGAAGCAACTGTGACCAATTGGTTAAAAAATGTGGGAGACCACATTGAAATGGATGAGGCAGTGCTTGAAATAGCTACAGATAAAGTAGATAGCGAAGTGCCAAGTGAAGTAGCGGGAACGTTAGTTGAAATTTTATTTCAAAAAGACGATGTGGTACAAGTAGGTCAAACAATTGCTATTATTGAAACAGAAGGAGGTATAGTAGTGGAGTCAGCTCCTAAAGTAGAGGTTAAAGTAGAAAATATTCCTGTTTCTGAGGTTGCTAAAACCGTGGAAGTTGCTAAAGATACTGTAGCTTCAGTTGATTTTTCATCTTCGGATAAATTTTTCTCTCCACTTGTGAAAAATATCGCTAAAGAAGAAGGTATTTCGTTAATGGAACTTGAATCTATTCAAGGAACGGGTAAGGATGGAAGAGTAAATAAAGACGATATTTTAAATTATATTAAAAACAGAGGTAGTCAGTCAGTTTCTACTCCAGTAGCGCAAGCAGCTAAGACAGCTCCTGTTGTGTCATCGTCAGTAAGTCAAGCAGTTCCTGTTTCAGTAAATGGGCAAGATGAGATTGTAGAAATGGATAGAATGCGTAAGCTGATTTCTAAATATATGGTAGAGTCAGTACAGACTTCAGCTCACGTACAATCATTTATAGAGGTAGATGTGACTAATATTGTAAAATGGAGAGATAAAGTTAAAAATGCTTTTGAGAAACGCGAAGGTGAAAAGTTAACTTTTACTCCAATTTTTATGGAAGCTGTAGCTAAAGCATTACGCGATTTTCCTGGTATGAATATTTCGGTAGATGGTGATTATATTATTAAAAAGAAAAATATTAATTTAGGAATGGCAGCAGCTTTACCTAATGGTAATTTAATTGTTCCTGTAATTAAAAATGCAGACCAATTAAATTTAGTGGGTATGGCAAAAGCAGTAAATGATTTAGGGAATCGTGCAAAAGCAGGAAAATTAAAACCAGATGATACACAAGGAGGAACCTATACTGTAACTAATGTAGGATCTTTTGGTTCTGTTTTTGGAACACCTATCATTAATCAGCCACAAGTAGGTATTTTAGCATTAGGAGCTATTCGTAAAGTACCAGCAGTTATTGAAACTCCAGAAGGTGATTTTATAGGTATCCGTCAAAAATGTTCCTTTCACATTCGTACGATCATAGAGTAG
- a CDS encoding CinA family nicotinamide mononucleotide deamidase-related protein, whose product MRAAIVTIGDEILIGQITDTNSAYIAKSLDKIGIQTIEMLSISDDKEHILKTLSYLQDQVEIVVITGGLGPTKDDITKKTLCQYLDDVLVYDQDVLAHVTTLIENYFKRPITQLNKDQALIPSNSKVLFNQVGTAPGMWMEKGKTVFVSLPGVPYEMKHLIDHEVVPRLVEKFDRPYIYHQTLMTYGVGESLLAERIEEWESGLPDFIKLAYLPSPFQVKLRLTARGNNEQFLKQKVALEIEKVKPLIQDCLVGLDEGETIEFVLGKLLTQKKMTLSVAESCTGGKMASLLTAVSGASVYFKGGIVSYATEIKEELLKIDKELIKECSVVSEQVAEMMAKNVKELLKTDFAIATTGNAGPSKGESDAEVGTVYVAIATPKNVLVEKCELGQPREKVIERAVNKGFEMLYKEILKNY is encoded by the coding sequence ATGAGAGCTGCTATTGTAACTATAGGAGATGAGATATTAATTGGACAAATTACAGATACAAATTCTGCTTATATAGCAAAATCTTTAGATAAAATAGGAATTCAAACAATAGAAATGCTTTCTATATCAGATGATAAAGAGCATATTTTAAAAACACTTTCTTATTTACAAGATCAAGTAGAAATAGTAGTAATAACAGGAGGTTTAGGTCCTACTAAAGATGATATTACAAAAAAAACGTTATGTCAGTATTTAGATGATGTTTTAGTTTATGATCAAGATGTGTTAGCTCATGTAACGACTTTGATCGAAAATTATTTTAAGAGACCTATAACGCAATTAAATAAAGATCAGGCATTGATTCCGTCTAACTCTAAAGTTTTATTTAATCAAGTAGGAACAGCTCCAGGAATGTGGATGGAGAAGGGTAAGACAGTGTTTGTTTCTTTGCCAGGAGTGCCTTATGAAATGAAACACTTAATAGATCATGAAGTAGTACCGCGTCTAGTAGAAAAATTTGATCGTCCCTATATTTATCATCAAACGCTGATGACTTATGGTGTAGGTGAAAGTCTCTTAGCAGAACGAATTGAGGAGTGGGAGAGCGGATTGCCTGATTTTATAAAGTTAGCGTATTTACCCAGTCCTTTTCAAGTAAAGCTTAGGTTGACAGCTAGAGGTAATAATGAACAGTTTTTAAAGCAAAAAGTGGCTTTAGAAATAGAAAAAGTAAAACCTCTTATACAAGACTGTCTAGTAGGGTTAGACGAAGGGGAAACGATTGAATTTGTATTGGGTAAATTATTGACTCAAAAAAAAATGACCCTTTCAGTAGCCGAAAGTTGTACTGGAGGAAAGATGGCATCTTTGTTAACTGCTGTTTCAGGGGCTTCTGTATATTTTAAAGGAGGTATTGTAAGTTATGCTACAGAAATTAAAGAAGAATTATTAAAAATAGATAAAGAACTTATAAAAGAATGTTCAGTTGTAAGTGAACAAGTGGCAGAAATGATGGCAAAAAATGTAAAAGAACTTTTAAAAACAGATTTTGCAATTGCTACAACGGGAAATGCAGGCCCTTCTAAAGGAGAGTCAGATGCTGAGGTAGGGACGGTATATGTTGCAATAGCAACACCTAAAAATGTTTTAGTAGAGAAATGTGAGTTAGGTCAGCCAAGAGAAAAAGTTATAGAAAGAGCTGTAAATAAGGGCTTTGAAATGTTGTATAAAGAAATTTTAAAAAATTACTAA
- a CDS encoding 3'-5' exonuclease — protein MELKLNRPICFFDLETTGTDISKDRIVEISIIKVFPNGNKESKTWLVNPTIPIPAQAAAIHGISDEKVANEPTFAELANQVHNMIKDSDLAGFNSDRFDIPLLAEELLRAGVDFDMKNRVSVDIQTIFHKKEERTLSAAYKFYCNQTLDNAHSAEADTNATYEILKAQLDRYSDLENDMKVLSEYTTRKKSVDFAGFIALNDRGQEIFTFGKHKGALVEEVFDREPGYFGWIQNADFPLYTKKVLTGIKLRKLNTKQ, from the coding sequence ATGGAGTTAAAATTAAATCGTCCGATTTGTTTTTTTGACTTAGAAACTACTGGGACAGATATTTCAAAAGATCGAATTGTTGAAATTTCAATAATAAAAGTGTTTCCAAACGGAAATAAAGAGAGTAAAACATGGTTGGTAAATCCTACTATTCCTATTCCAGCGCAAGCTGCTGCTATTCACGGTATATCAGATGAAAAAGTGGCCAATGAGCCTACTTTTGCAGAATTAGCTAATCAAGTGCATAATATGATTAAAGATTCTGATTTAGCAGGGTTTAATTCAGATCGTTTTGATATCCCTTTGTTAGCTGAAGAATTATTGAGAGCTGGAGTTGATTTTGATATGAAAAATAGAGTTTCGGTAGATATACAGACTATTTTTCATAAAAAAGAAGAACGTACGTTAAGTGCAGCTTATAAATTTTATTGTAATCAAACTTTAGATAATGCTCACAGTGCTGAAGCGGATACGAATGCCACTTATGAAATTTTAAAAGCACAATTAGATCGTTATTCTGATTTAGAAAATGATATGAAAGTCTTGTCTGAATATACAACTCGAAAAAAATCAGTTGATTTTGCTGGTTTTATAGCTTTAAATGATAGAGGGCAAGAAATTTTTACTTTTGGGAAGCATAAAGGGGCTCTAGTAGAAGAAGTTTTTGATAGAGAGCCAGGGTATTTTGGATGGATTCAAAATGCTGATTTTCCTCTCTATACTAAAAAGGTATTGACAGGAATTAAGTTAAGAAAGTTGAATACAAAACAGTAA
- the trxB gene encoding thioredoxin-disulfide reductase yields MSDTIERVKCLIIGSGPAGYTAAVYAARANMNPVLYQGTQPGGQLTTTNEVENFPGYPEGITGPEMMVQLEMQAKRFGTDIRNGWVTKVDFSGDLHKVWIHDGTELLCDTVIISTGASAKYLGLPSEQHYLNLGGGVSACAVCDGFFYRNQEVVIVGAGDSACEEAHYLSKMCKKVTMLVRSEQFRASRIMEERVRKTENIVILMHTETEEILGDGQVVTGVKAKNKTTGEITEIPATGFFVAIGHKPNTDIFKDYITLDETGYILNVPGSSKTNVAGVFVAGDAADHVYRQAITAAGTGCMAALDAERYLAAKGH; encoded by the coding sequence ATGTCAGATACAATCGAAAGAGTTAAATGTTTGATTATAGGTTCTGGTCCTGCTGGTTATACGGCCGCTGTTTATGCAGCTAGAGCTAACATGAATCCTGTTTTATATCAAGGGACTCAACCAGGAGGACAATTAACTACAACTAATGAAGTGGAAAATTTCCCTGGCTATCCAGAAGGAATTACAGGTCCTGAAATGATGGTTCAATTAGAAATGCAAGCAAAACGTTTTGGAACAGATATACGTAATGGATGGGTTACTAAAGTAGATTTTTCTGGTGATTTACATAAAGTATGGATTCATGATGGGACTGAACTTTTGTGTGATACCGTAATTATTTCTACAGGAGCTTCAGCTAAGTATTTAGGTTTACCTTCAGAGCAACATTATTTAAATCTTGGAGGAGGAGTTTCGGCTTGTGCTGTTTGTGATGGATTCTTTTACCGTAATCAAGAAGTGGTTATTGTAGGGGCAGGAGATAGCGCATGTGAAGAAGCGCATTATTTATCTAAAATGTGTAAAAAAGTAACCATGCTTGTTCGTAGTGAGCAATTTAGAGCATCGAGAATTATGGAAGAACGTGTGCGTAAAACTGAAAATATAGTGATTTTAATGCATACAGAAACCGAAGAAATTCTAGGAGATGGTCAAGTAGTAACAGGTGTTAAAGCGAAAAATAAAACAACAGGAGAAATAACTGAAATTCCAGCTACAGGTTTCTTTGTTGCTATTGGTCATAAGCCTAATACAGATATATTTAAAGATTATATTACTTTAGATGAAACAGGTTATATTCTAAATGTTCCAGGTTCTTCAAAAACTAATGTAGCAGGTGTTTTCGTTGCAGGAGATGCTGCTGATCATGTGTATCGTCAAGCTATAACAGCTGCTGGTACTGGTTGTATGGCTGCTCTTGATGCCGAAAGATATTTAGCAGCAAAAGGACATTAA
- a CDS encoding DUF1016 N-terminal domain-containing protein, with protein MRAFIKEIKQILSQARQKNYQAINTATIEVYRDIDRKIVEKEQNGKENNKRIFVENSNEFSNGFSERNIRNFIHFYFTFPEIEIS; from the coding sequence ATGAGGGCTTTTATTAAAGAAATCAAACAAATTCTTTCACAAGCAAGACAAAAAAACTATCAGGCAATTAATACTGCTACGATAGAGGTTTACCGTGATATTGATAGAAAAATAGTAGAAAAAGAACAAAACGGAAAAGAAAATAATAAAAGGATTTTCGTAGAAAATTCCAATGAATTTAGTAATGGTTTTTCGGAAAGGAATATTAGAAATTTTATACATTTTTATTTTACATTTCCAGAGATAGAGATTTCGTAG